Genomic window (Gadus morhua chromosome 3, gadMor3.0, whole genome shotgun sequence):
TCTCTTCAGCATATCAATATATAAACCATTAAATCACTGTTGCTTCAAATAAGACCGTCAAGAGGTGTAAAATCATCTGTGTTTTCCAGTCTCCAACCTGTCATCGGCTGTCAAAGTGCGGTGGCACTTTGACGCCACGCCAAAGGGCGAGAGAGTGCACTTTGGGGCACGATTTAAGGATATAATTGAATTGCGATTGCTAGACTATATATTATAGTCTAACATTAGATTataatattgcgattgcgatttagtatgcacattttctttttaaagttccttatgttttgtattattactTGACACATTGGCGGTCATGTTTTTTGTCAGTCCGCCGCCAAATAGCCTACCAACGAGCCCAAGACAAGTCCAAGACAATAAGAAATGTCTCTAGTCCGGTCCATTTATCCAGTATCTTTACCAAAGCTGTAAACCCGGCCATAGTCACTGTCTTGATCATATCTTTAACTATTAACCCTATCGCCTTAGTAAATTTGCGGTTTTGAATCTTGTTCATATAGAGATTTATTCTGGATAATTTCGGTCAGTGATCACTGTCGGGTGGCATTCGATCTACTTGACACCTGTGTTCGGGTTTTTGTCAGTTTTCTTTTTCATGCCAGCGGCAGCAAATCAAAGCGTAGTGTGGAAAGTTGTTTTCCTCATCTACTGCTATCGCTCGCAGGTCACGTAAACTTGAACCCCAACGTGGCCCTGTGTTTCAGATTCCAACCACCTGATTCGTTAGATTATGTCACATTAGAACAAACactttacttattttttatccCAGCCTTTACGATTTGATAATCGCGCTCTATTACATTGTGATGTCGGTTGGAATTTGATTAATCGATCAGCCCTAACACTagcgccactgtgtgtgtgaggccgtGTGGAGCTGTGTCTGAGAAGCTGTTAATGTTGATGTCAGcctcagagagagggttaggctTCTCCAggctttttacttttttaattcCATAACCTGAATGTTCCCTGTGTTCAGCAAGACTTTGCGAGCAGACCGTTCAAGATATAATATAGCCTATGCGACAGCACAACAACCAGCAGCATAGACCTGTGACTCTTAAGGCTTCCCCCCTGCTTGATATCCTTGtacaaacagaacaaaacatCTATACCGCCTCTCCGGGAGACCGAGTCATTTGATTACCATTTCCTCGGGAGTGACGCCTTTTGCGTATCACACGTGTATGCATTTTTGATTGTGGATGCCTctttaaaatgtgtgtttttattctaTTTTGTGTGGAGGAGGCTGGATCCCCGTTGCCCGCTAGTGAGGCGTGAAAGCCATCACAGACCGGGCTCCCATGGTCTGAAGAGCTTCCCATTTACACTCTGAAAGACACTTGAGGCTGTAATGGTCTAGGACATGTTTAATGGGGCGTCACTACTATACTCCTCGGTTGGCCTAGCCACAGCATCTTTTTTAAACCTGTCAgttaagtattttttttcttgaagACAAGAAGGACAGAACGTCTATCAAACACTCGATGCTGTGAATTTGATGATTTTTAACCGGCTGGCGGTGTGGGTGCAGTGAGTCGTAAACGGTTTCTGGTAATATTAGTTCCCGTGGTGACGTGACTTCAGTGTTTTATTGTCCAAAACAAAATACAGCATGAAGGCACCACCACTGTTTTGAAGCCTGCCAATGATAACAATATATTCTGTTCACGCTGAAGATTATTCCTGGATGTTCATTACATTATGTTGGTGAACATTAAATGTTGTTGTCCTTTGCAGGCGTTTGCTAAAGAGGGAGCTAAAGTCACCGCAACTGATATCAATGGAGAGAAGCTGAGGGAGTTGGACAGTATTGCAGGTACTGCCTGTCAGATCTGTTCTGGTGCATCGCTGACATCTGCTGGACAGAGAGAAATTCTGCACACATGGTTTCTTGTCATCTCAAAATACATGTTTGTTGTTCCTCAAAGGCTGTAACATAATATCGTTCATTTCAACATATTCTTCCTAATTTTTCCAgaattatttaaattattttcttATTCAATTAGAGATTGTCACAATGCACAATACCATTTCATCTGACTGTAGTAATGGTCATAAATGGCCCCTGATCATTCAAATGCATCAGTAACCTGATACACTAATCCAGTGAAAGGTTATTCAAAGTTTTTAAAACATTTCTCTGATGTAGCCAGTAGCCACGTTTTTGCAGAGATTCAAACATAATAGTTTCTAGGTATAGTTTTTAAAAATTGGCTATTTCATAGTCCATAGTTTAATAGTCTCATAGTCTCATTTCGGTTAAAATCCTCAAAGTCTCACTGATAAAATGTAGAGAAATTGTAAATACttgaaattgtaaatattgCTATCCGTTTTCTAACTGAAGGTATCAGAACCAAGGTGGTGGACGTGACTAAGAAGGACCAGGTGGAAGAACTGGCCAAGGAACACGACCACGTAGATGTGTTGTTCAACGTAGCTGGgtaagttctctctctctctctctctctctggctctgtctccctctctgtatctgtctctttatctctccctctcaaagtGCGCTtcatccccttctcccccttttTTAAACCCTTAAACCCCACAACTCAAGGTCTTCCACAACCCCCTCCTTGACCTCTCGAACACCATTTCAGTAATGTGGTCGTGGGAGCGTTCCTGTTGCATCCAGCATTCAGCCTTTACCAAAAGCGACTCACAGTGAAACCAGATAATACGTCAAGAAGGTAGTCAGCATCATGCTCTAGGATGCTTGCAGGTTGGCCTGTAAATGATGGAGGATTTAACCCAGAACTTTGCAGCTGGGAGGGAAACGCACCTATGCACAACAGCACCCTGCCGCTCATCTTCCTTCCATACCTCCTAAAGTCTGAAGTTCAAGGGACGTGTTGGACGTGGATATTTATAATTATGGCAGTTTCAAGCGATCATCTGTCCAACAGCTCATaaaggtttgttgttgttgtctcctAGCTTCGTGCACCACGGCTCCATCCTGGACTGTGAGGAGGCTGACTGGGACTTCACAATGAACGTCAACGTCCGCAGCATGTTCCTGATGACCAGGGCTTTCCTGCCCAaggtgacccttgacctccaAACCATATGCCAGCCTCTTAGATCGGCCGCGGTTGATGGAACCTGTGTTGGTTGTTATTAGAGTGCCATATGTTTAGTGTTTTTATGTTGTtcggtttgtttgtttctgtggatTAGCTGCATTACACTGAGCCTTTAGAGGGAACAGTCCCGTTACTGCCTGCCAATCTGTCTTTAGCTATACTCTAGCTGCAAGCTAATGCAGCGATTCTAGAGACTTGAATCATAGCATTTTGTCCCTTTTTGTAAAACCTTCTATAAAACTGTTGATACAAAAAGCAGTTGAGAAGGCTTTAACGGGAATGAACGTGGAGATCTCAAACATGATTACATGGTTATTATTGATCACATTGCTGGTAATTTATCTCCTACTGTGCTCATATTATAGATGTTGGCCAAGAAGTCAGGAAACATAATCAACATGTCATCAGTTGCATCAAGCATTAAAGGTAAACAACAGTATTGATATAATTACCATCCAAGTACAATCTAGtttgaaaaggaaaataaatcaaattatattgatattgatactgttacaaattatatatataacatcATAAACGGAAATACTCTTCGTAGCATAaacctatacatatatatattctgcATTATAGAAAATTATAAAGATATCCTAAATTAAAGTAATTTATGAGGATAATGAACACAATACCAAAAAAATAGAAGTATATATTTAACATGACAGCAACATGAGTAAGAAAGGTTTGCTAAGCCATTGGGCAGCTGAACAATGTCATTGTAATCCTCTTATGTCTGCCATGGCTGCTGTCTTCTTTAGGCGTGGTCAATCGCTGTGTCTACAGCACTTCCAAGGCAGCTGTCATTGGACTCACCAAATCAGTGGCCGCAGACTACTTGGACCAAGGCATTCGCTGTAACTGTGTCTGCCCTGGTAGGTGTATAATGTTTGTTATAtatcccccacccctcccccctcacatgATGAAAACCTTCCCAGATAGTGGCAGTTTACTTTAATTGTCCGCATCAAATACTTGCCATACTGTGTGCCATACCGCATGCCATACTGTGGCAGTTGACCCTGACAAAGggctttttttaatcaaattcaaATCGACACCACAATGTAATAGAACGTGATATGCACATCGCGAAGGCTGCGATTTCTTATTGTTACTGAATGGAGataagtaatattattattttttttcatttattaattcaaTAAAATTAAGATGTTATAATATGAATTCCTGCATCAATTCAactcaacacataggcctggccAAAAGGAAAGAGATGTTTATCTGCGACCGCTTccaatgttaataataataatacagaacataaggaactttacAAAGAGTATTGCATACTAAATCACAATTGGTCAAAATAATTGCAATTAGTTTGTTTCCCCCAATCCTTCAGCCCTACTTGACACACAACACCTAGGTGTCTCTGTAGGCCAACACACGGGATGCAGGGATATGTAACccaagtttgtttttagaatgGGGACAAATCGACCCAAAGAaattgttcttgtgtgtgtgtgtgtctatctccaGGCACAGTTGATACTCCGTCACTACGAGGCCGGATCCAGGCCCAACCAGACCCAGAGCAGGTAGGACTACAATAGAGCCGGCAGCATACTGTAAATAGAAAATAAGTTTGGCAATGAGGATAAAATGATGTGACTGCAGAGAAAATTACCACATTTTAATGGGCCCTTTTTGCCCCTCAAATAAATTGTTACTTGCCAGGACGGCATTGGAAACATTGTGTTTGATTGGTCACAAAAGCAAGGCGGCTGTGATTCACTGTGT
Coding sequences:
- the bdh2 gene encoding dehydrogenase/reductase SDR family member 6, with product MGRLDGKVIVLSAAAQGIGRAAAIAFAKEGAKVTATDINGEKLRELDSIAGIRTKVVDVTKKDQVEELAKEHDHVDVLFNVAGFVHHGSILDCEEADWDFTMNVNVRSMFLMTRAFLPKMLAKKSGNIINMSSVASSIKGVVNRCVYSTSKAAVIGLTKSVAADYLDQGIRCNCVCPGTVDTPSLRGRIQAQPDPEQAYKDFMARQKTGRMCTAEEVAYLCVYLASDESAYVTGTEHIIDGGWRL